In the genome of Myxococcus stipitatus, one region contains:
- a CDS encoding class II glutamine amidotransferase, with amino-acid sequence MCRLFGFRSSVPSAVHHSLVTQKNSLLIQSREHKDGWGIAAYSAAPMPLVAHGVAPAHSDPDFQRVSNGVSAHTVVAHIRLASVGAVELRNSHPFTHGRWTFVHNGTVRDFSKHHERIEALICPTLRAGIQGTTDSERCFYLFLTRLAARHPIGQPVPVEGVARALAETMSLVSAITDCAETPQRSAMNFLVTDGEVMVASRRNRTLFVSLGGAFSATGTLPSSGTKLEQLIVSSEALCGGPHWTPVAEEDVIGVDASLVFHHWRVPELAGDVVPPPTPGPTRHAA; translated from the coding sequence ATGTGCCGACTCTTTGGATTCCGTTCATCAGTCCCTTCCGCCGTGCACCACTCATTGGTGACGCAGAAGAACTCGCTCCTCATCCAGTCGCGTGAGCACAAGGATGGATGGGGCATCGCCGCCTACAGCGCGGCGCCCATGCCACTGGTCGCCCACGGTGTGGCGCCCGCCCACAGCGACCCTGACTTCCAGCGGGTGAGCAACGGGGTGTCCGCCCACACGGTGGTGGCGCACATCCGGCTCGCGTCGGTGGGCGCGGTGGAGCTGCGCAACTCGCACCCGTTCACCCATGGCCGGTGGACCTTCGTTCACAACGGCACGGTGCGGGACTTCTCGAAGCACCACGAGCGAATCGAAGCGCTCATCTGCCCCACCCTGCGCGCGGGCATCCAGGGCACCACGGACAGCGAGCGCTGCTTCTATCTCTTCCTCACGCGGCTGGCGGCAAGGCATCCCATCGGCCAGCCCGTCCCCGTGGAAGGCGTCGCGCGAGCGCTCGCGGAGACCATGAGCCTGGTCTCCGCCATCACCGACTGCGCCGAGACGCCGCAGCGCTCCGCGATGAACTTCCTCGTGACCGACGGCGAGGTGATGGTGGCCTCGCGGCGCAACCGCACCCTCTTCGTCTCGCTGGGTGGCGCCTTCAGCGCGACGGGGACGCTGCCCTCCTCGGGCACGAAGCTGGAGCAGCTCATCGTCTCCAGCGAGGCGCTGTGCGGTGGCCCGCATTGGACGCCCGTCGCGGAGGAGGACGTCATCGGCGTGGACGCAAGCCTCGTCTTCCACCACTGGCGCGTGCCGGAGCTGGCGGGAGACGTCGTCCCGCCGCCGACCCCGGGCCCCACGCGCCACGCGGCGTGA
- a CDS encoding MBL fold metallo-hydrolase — protein sequence MATLHFLGAAGTVTGSKFLLEHDGQQVLVDCGLFQGQKELRQRNWQPLPLPALELDAIVLTHAHIDHTGGLPRVIREGFDGPIFTTPGTRDLTALLLPDSAHLQEEEARYANKEGYSRHRPALPLYTVADAERAVGMMETFGYGRPKEIVPGITLTFYRAGHILGSAVCVFDLKSTRQRVVFSGDLGRYNAPILRDPQSVDSATTLVVESTYGDRQHRDLNPMDALCEAVQGAFDRGGVVVIPAFAVGRTQELLYHLRHLEEAGRIPVVEVFVDSPMACDATPVYLAHPEEHDLVMKSLVERGVSPLATKRTRFVTSARESKALNQVQGPAVIISASGMATGGRVLHHLKHRLPDPRNTVLFVGYQSVGSRGRRLLDGEKEARIHGQLVPVAAEIRTVSGFSAHADWTETMRWMEGFDSPPRQTLLVHGEPEALEALRRRVQSRGWNAYVPGYLEKVELELAA from the coding sequence ATGGCCACCCTTCACTTCCTCGGCGCCGCGGGCACTGTCACCGGTTCGAAGTTCCTCCTCGAGCATGATGGTCAGCAGGTGCTCGTGGACTGTGGGCTCTTCCAGGGACAGAAGGAGCTGCGGCAGCGCAACTGGCAGCCGTTGCCCCTGCCCGCGCTCGAGCTCGATGCCATCGTCCTGACGCACGCGCACATCGACCATACGGGCGGCCTGCCCCGTGTGATTCGAGAGGGATTCGACGGCCCCATCTTCACCACGCCCGGCACGCGCGACCTCACCGCGCTGCTCCTGCCGGACTCCGCACATCTGCAAGAGGAGGAGGCGCGGTACGCGAACAAGGAAGGCTATTCCAGACACCGTCCCGCGCTGCCGCTCTACACGGTGGCGGACGCGGAGCGCGCGGTGGGGATGATGGAGACCTTCGGGTATGGACGGCCGAAGGAGATTGTCCCGGGCATCACCCTCACCTTCTATCGGGCGGGTCACATCCTGGGGTCCGCGGTGTGTGTGTTCGACTTGAAGAGCACGCGGCAGCGCGTGGTCTTCAGCGGGGACCTGGGGCGCTACAACGCGCCGATCCTGAGAGATCCGCAGAGCGTCGACTCAGCGACGACGCTGGTCGTCGAGAGCACGTATGGGGACCGGCAGCACCGTGACTTGAATCCCATGGATGCGCTGTGCGAGGCGGTGCAGGGCGCGTTCGACCGAGGGGGCGTGGTGGTGATTCCCGCGTTCGCGGTGGGGCGCACGCAGGAGCTGCTCTATCACCTGCGGCATCTGGAGGAGGCGGGGCGCATCCCGGTGGTGGAGGTGTTCGTGGACTCGCCGATGGCGTGTGACGCGACGCCCGTCTACCTGGCGCACCCGGAGGAGCATGACCTGGTGATGAAGTCGCTGGTGGAGCGCGGGGTGTCACCGCTGGCGACGAAGCGGACGCGGTTCGTCACGTCGGCGAGGGAGAGCAAGGCGCTGAACCAGGTGCAGGGGCCCGCGGTCATCATCTCCGCGTCGGGAATGGCGACGGGTGGGCGAGTGCTGCACCACTTGAAGCACCGGCTGCCGGATCCTCGGAACACGGTGTTGTTCGTGGGGTACCAGTCCGTGGGCTCGCGAGGGCGGCGGCTGTTGGATGGGGAGAAGGAGGCGCGCATCCACGGGCAGCTCGTGCCGGTGGCGGCGGAGATTCGCACGGTGAGCGGGTTCTCGGCGCACGCGGACTGGACGGAGACGATGCGCTGGATGGAGGGGTTTGATTCACCGCCTCGGCAGACCTTGCTGGTGCATGGCGAGCCGGAGGCGCTGGAGGCGCTGCGCCGGCGCGTCCAGTCGCGAGGCTGGAATGCCTATGTCCCTGGCTACCTGGAGAAGGTGGAGCTGGAGCTCGCGGCCTGA
- the tsaE gene encoding tRNA (adenosine(37)-N6)-threonylcarbamoyltransferase complex ATPase subunit type 1 TsaE, whose protein sequence is MSAAEHVTRALTLASPEETHQLGVRLGGLLEPGDFVGLIGDLGAGKTHLVRGVAEGARVPRSEVASPTFAIVYPYSGRIPLYHADLYRLTGYDDLYATGFMDLVGGEGALLVEWLDRVPEAAPRGEYLRVTLAHAGGDARTLQAEAFGARATALLTAWLP, encoded by the coding sequence ATGAGTGCGGCGGAACATGTGACGCGGGCCCTGACGCTGGCCTCTCCCGAGGAGACGCACCAGCTGGGGGTCCGTCTGGGCGGGCTGCTGGAGCCGGGCGACTTCGTCGGGCTGATTGGGGACCTGGGCGCGGGCAAGACGCACCTGGTTCGCGGAGTCGCGGAAGGCGCGCGTGTGCCGAGGTCCGAGGTGGCCAGCCCCACGTTCGCCATCGTGTACCCGTATTCGGGACGCATTCCGCTCTACCACGCGGACCTGTACCGCCTGACGGGCTACGACGACCTCTACGCCACGGGCTTCATGGACCTGGTGGGCGGGGAGGGGGCCTTGCTGGTGGAGTGGTTGGACCGGGTGCCGGAGGCGGCGCCTCGCGGCGAGTATCTGCGCGTCACCCTGGCCCACGCGGGCGGAGACGCGCGGACCCTCCAGGCCGAGGCCTTTGGTGCCCGCGCCACCGCGCTGCTGACGGCGTGGCTTCCCTGA
- a CDS encoding FdhF/YdeP family oxidoreductase, which translates to MARAQREDDETQDVPGQALTPLSPPVQPPEEPRPPRVGRLSDVAGGIPAVISTMKHAWGEIGPVRGTRLLLKVNQKDGFDCPGCAWPDPGHRSVAEFCENGAKAVAEEGTKERVTPDFFRQWSVAELCAQSDYWLGKQGRLTHPMVLREGATHYTPISWDEAFSLVAEELQALPTPDAACFYTSGRTSNEAAFLYQLFVRQFGTNNLPDCSNMCHESSGTALNETLGIGKGTVTLEDFDQAEAIFVIGQNPGTNHPRMLTTLQAAARRGCEIVSINPLPETGLNRFKHPQEVFQLLGSGTALNTQFLQVRINGDVALLQGLGKALLEREAEKPGTVVARSFVEDKTLGFEAYAENLRAVRWEDVVERSGVPREQILAAADLLARSERTIFCWAMGLTQHRNAVANIQEIVNLTLLRGSVGKPGAGVCPVRGHSNVQGDRTMGIWERPKAAFLDSLAREFAFEPPRHHGLDVVDTIHGMHEGRVRVFFALGGNFLSATPDTELTARALRRTRLTVHVSTKLNRAHLVHGRRALILPCLGRTEHDVQASGPQFVTVENSMGVVHATRGAVVPASEHLLSEPMIVARLAAAVLGARSTVPWVSLVEDYDRVRELISKVIPGFEEFNRRVREPGGFSLPNGPREGRFTTASGKAHFTVHTMPREELDPGQLMMMTLRTHDQFNTTVYGLDDRYRGIRGGRRVVLMHPKDISERGLTEGQVVDLTSHFQGELRVARKFVVVPYNIPRRCAATYFPETNVLVPVDSYAEKSRTPASKSVVITVAPSVELAALVEGSTS; encoded by the coding sequence ATGGCCAGAGCACAGCGTGAAGATGACGAGACGCAGGACGTGCCAGGCCAGGCGCTGACGCCGCTGTCGCCCCCCGTCCAGCCACCCGAGGAGCCAAGGCCGCCCCGGGTCGGACGCCTGTCCGACGTCGCGGGAGGAATCCCCGCGGTCATCTCCACGATGAAGCACGCGTGGGGAGAGATTGGGCCGGTGCGAGGCACCCGGCTGCTGCTCAAGGTCAATCAGAAGGACGGCTTCGACTGTCCTGGCTGTGCATGGCCGGACCCTGGTCATCGCTCGGTGGCGGAGTTCTGCGAGAACGGCGCGAAGGCGGTGGCGGAGGAGGGCACGAAGGAGCGCGTGACGCCGGACTTCTTCCGCCAGTGGAGCGTGGCGGAGCTGTGCGCGCAGTCCGACTACTGGCTGGGCAAGCAGGGGCGGCTCACGCACCCGATGGTGCTGCGCGAGGGCGCCACGCACTACACGCCCATCTCCTGGGACGAAGCCTTCTCGCTCGTGGCGGAGGAGCTCCAGGCGCTCCCGACGCCCGATGCCGCGTGCTTCTACACCTCCGGGCGCACCAGCAACGAGGCCGCGTTCCTGTACCAGCTGTTCGTGCGGCAGTTCGGGACGAACAACCTGCCGGACTGCTCGAACATGTGCCACGAGTCCAGCGGCACGGCGCTCAACGAGACGCTGGGCATCGGCAAGGGCACCGTCACGCTGGAGGACTTCGACCAGGCCGAGGCCATCTTCGTCATCGGGCAGAACCCGGGCACCAACCACCCGCGCATGCTCACCACGCTCCAGGCCGCGGCGCGCCGAGGGTGTGAAATCGTCAGCATCAACCCGCTGCCAGAGACGGGGCTCAACCGCTTCAAGCACCCGCAGGAGGTGTTCCAGCTCCTGGGGTCGGGCACCGCGCTGAACACCCAGTTCCTCCAGGTGCGCATCAACGGCGACGTGGCGCTGCTCCAGGGCCTGGGCAAGGCGCTGCTCGAGCGGGAGGCGGAGAAGCCCGGCACGGTGGTGGCGCGCTCGTTCGTCGAGGACAAGACGCTCGGGTTCGAGGCCTACGCGGAGAACCTGCGCGCGGTGCGCTGGGAGGACGTGGTGGAGCGCAGCGGGGTGCCGCGCGAGCAGATCCTCGCGGCGGCGGACCTGCTCGCCCGCTCCGAGCGCACCATCTTCTGCTGGGCGATGGGGCTGACGCAGCATCGCAACGCGGTCGCCAACATCCAGGAGATCGTCAACCTCACGCTGTTGCGTGGCAGTGTGGGCAAGCCCGGCGCGGGCGTGTGCCCCGTGCGCGGCCACAGCAACGTGCAGGGGGACCGCACCATGGGCATCTGGGAGCGGCCCAAGGCCGCGTTCCTGGATTCACTCGCCCGTGAGTTCGCCTTCGAGCCTCCGCGCCACCATGGCCTGGACGTGGTGGACACCATCCACGGCATGCACGAGGGGCGCGTCCGGGTGTTCTTCGCGCTCGGGGGGAACTTCCTCTCGGCCACGCCGGACACGGAGCTCACCGCGCGGGCCCTGCGGCGCACGCGACTGACGGTGCATGTCTCGACGAAGCTCAACCGCGCGCACCTGGTGCATGGCCGCCGCGCGCTCATCCTCCCGTGCCTGGGGCGGACCGAGCACGATGTGCAGGCGAGCGGGCCGCAGTTCGTCACGGTGGAGAACTCGATGGGCGTGGTGCACGCCACGCGAGGCGCCGTGGTGCCCGCTTCCGAGCACCTGCTCAGCGAGCCGATGATCGTCGCTCGGCTGGCGGCGGCGGTGTTGGGAGCGCGCTCGACGGTGCCGTGGGTGTCGCTGGTGGAGGACTATGACCGCGTCCGGGAGTTGATCTCCAAGGTCATCCCCGGCTTCGAGGAGTTCAACCGCCGGGTGCGCGAGCCGGGCGGGTTCTCCCTGCCGAACGGTCCGCGCGAGGGGCGCTTCACCACTGCGAGCGGGAAGGCGCACTTCACGGTGCACACGATGCCTCGGGAGGAGCTGGATCCCGGGCAGTTGATGATGATGACGCTGCGCACGCATGACCAGTTCAACACCACGGTGTATGGGCTGGATGACCGCTACCGAGGGATTCGTGGTGGGCGGCGCGTGGTGCTGATGCACCCGAAGGACATTTCGGAGCGCGGGCTCACCGAGGGACAGGTGGTGGACCTGACGAGCCACTTCCAGGGCGAGCTGCGAGTGGCTCGGAAGTTCGTGGTGGTGCCGTACAACATTCCGCGCCGGTGCGCGGCGACGTACTTCCCCGAGACGAACGTGCTGGTGCCGGTGGACAGCTACGCGGAGAAGAGCCGCACGCCCGCGTCCAAGTCCGTGGTCATCACCGTGGCGCCGTCGGTGGAGCTGGCTGCTCTCGTCGAGGGTTCGACTTCATGA
- a CDS encoding BON domain-containing protein — translation MTGRRHEDPHQREPRGRGSSHPDTSRRAPPRDSHRSDWDARRDFEHPSRDLERDRAYRSMRGDRDTLDYEIDRDFGDAARAMEQAHEYGRDYNRERELDRRARAFDPERIARRPGYSPSGTFRDLGQRPVSRRGAWRIEQTPGSGGPGHTRYGQRGLDEWDEPEAWMDELRELSPRERPAEADVRLGGTQPSGHGPGVENMARPQTGFSTSRSRPDDHELGHGGYAGAPFRPRGQGPKGYQRADDRIRADICDRLMQDWMDASDTEVEVRDGVVTLRGGVRSRDEKRAIEDAAEAVLGVKEVLNHLRLHREGVSHPPASQAPLSSVEEGWEEDGSLHS, via the coding sequence ATGACGGGCAGGCGCCACGAAGACCCCCACCAGAGAGAGCCACGCGGTCGCGGTTCCTCCCACCCGGACACCTCGCGACGCGCCCCGCCTCGGGACTCGCACCGCTCCGACTGGGACGCGCGGCGCGACTTCGAGCACCCATCGAGAGACCTCGAGAGAGACCGCGCCTATCGCTCGATGCGAGGCGACCGGGACACGCTCGACTACGAAATCGACCGGGACTTCGGCGATGCCGCGCGGGCCATGGAGCAAGCCCACGAGTACGGCCGGGATTACAACCGCGAGCGGGAGCTGGACCGTCGCGCCCGCGCCTTCGACCCGGAGCGCATCGCGAGGCGCCCCGGGTACAGCCCGAGCGGCACCTTCCGAGACCTCGGACAGCGCCCCGTGTCCCGCCGGGGCGCCTGGCGCATCGAGCAGACTCCCGGAAGCGGAGGGCCCGGCCACACGCGCTACGGCCAGCGCGGGCTCGACGAGTGGGACGAGCCCGAGGCCTGGATGGACGAGCTGCGAGAGCTGAGTCCCCGCGAGCGGCCCGCCGAAGCGGACGTGCGCCTGGGCGGCACCCAGCCCTCGGGACATGGCCCGGGCGTGGAGAACATGGCGCGGCCCCAGACGGGGTTCTCCACCAGCAGGTCGCGCCCTGATGACCACGAGCTGGGCCATGGGGGTTACGCCGGAGCCCCCTTCCGACCTCGAGGCCAGGGCCCCAAGGGTTACCAGCGAGCGGATGACCGCATCCGCGCGGACATCTGCGACCGGCTGATGCAGGACTGGATGGACGCCTCCGACACGGAGGTCGAGGTCCGTGACGGCGTCGTCACGCTGCGAGGTGGTGTGCGAAGCCGGGACGAGAAGCGCGCCATCGAGGACGCCGCGGAGGCGGTGCTGGGCGTCAAGGAGGTCCTCAACCACCTCCGCCTTCACCGCGAAGGCGTGTCACACCCACCTGCATCCCAGGCCCCACTGTCCTCCGTGGAGGAAGGCTGGGAGGAGGACGGCTCGCTGCACTCGTGA
- the hutI gene encoding imidazolonepropionase, giving the protein MDALELLVRNTSEVLTLEGSHRERAETALTPRPGACVGIRHGRIAFVGQESELPPNAVNLQTQVLDAEGGFVGPGFVDPHTHLVFAGERSAEFDLRNQGATYLEIAKAGGGIVSTVRATRAASEDDLVRLALPRVQRLLAQGVTVAEVKSGYGLDVENELKMLRVVRRLRALAPVELVPTLLCAHAVPEEYRGRREDYVRLCIDEILPAVAREGLARFCDVFVEDSAFTVDEARRILTAGRALGLVPRLHADQLTACGASELAAELGAATADHLEQVTDAGLRALADAHVTAVLVPTSTLFLRMRPYAPGRRIRDAGLNIALGTNVNPGSAMSENTALAMGLACLENGLTAAEAYWAATRGAALSLGLQRNGRLAVGDAGDLVLFSCASYRHLPYHLGVGHARTVVKSGRVVLRQELNSCG; this is encoded by the coding sequence ATGGATGCACTGGAGCTGTTGGTTCGGAACACGTCCGAGGTCCTGACCCTGGAGGGCTCTCACCGCGAGCGCGCGGAGACGGCGCTCACGCCCCGCCCCGGCGCCTGTGTGGGCATCCGCCACGGACGCATCGCCTTCGTCGGACAGGAGTCGGAGCTGCCGCCGAACGCGGTGAACCTCCAGACGCAGGTGCTGGACGCGGAGGGCGGCTTCGTGGGCCCGGGCTTCGTGGACCCGCACACGCACCTGGTCTTCGCGGGCGAGCGCTCCGCGGAGTTCGACCTGCGCAACCAGGGCGCCACCTATCTGGAGATCGCCAAGGCCGGTGGCGGCATCGTGAGCACCGTGCGCGCCACGCGCGCCGCCAGCGAGGATGACCTGGTGCGGCTGGCCCTGCCGCGCGTGCAGCGCCTGCTCGCCCAAGGCGTGACGGTGGCCGAGGTGAAGAGCGGCTACGGGCTGGACGTCGAGAACGAGCTGAAGATGCTGCGCGTGGTGCGGCGGCTGCGCGCGCTGGCGCCCGTGGAGCTGGTGCCCACGCTGCTGTGCGCGCACGCCGTGCCCGAGGAGTACCGGGGCCGCCGCGAGGACTACGTCCGCCTCTGCATCGACGAAATCCTCCCCGCCGTCGCGCGCGAGGGACTGGCGCGCTTCTGCGACGTCTTCGTGGAGGACAGCGCCTTCACGGTGGACGAGGCCCGCCGCATCCTCACCGCGGGCCGCGCGCTGGGGCTCGTGCCGCGCCTGCACGCGGACCAGCTCACCGCGTGCGGAGCCTCCGAGCTCGCCGCCGAGCTGGGCGCCGCCACCGCCGACCACCTGGAGCAGGTCACCGACGCGGGCCTGCGCGCGCTCGCCGACGCCCACGTCACGGCCGTGCTCGTGCCGACCTCCACCCTCTTCCTGCGCATGCGCCCCTACGCTCCGGGCCGTCGCATTCGCGACGCGGGCCTCAACATCGCTTTGGGCACCAACGTCAATCCTGGCTCGGCGATGAGTGAAAACACGGCCTTGGCGATGGGCCTGGCATGTCTGGAGAATGGCCTCACCGCGGCGGAGGCGTATTGGGCCGCCACGCGGGGCGCGGCTCTGTCATTGGGACTGCAACGAAACGGCAGGCTGGCTGTTGGTGATGCAGGCGACCTGGTGCTGTTCAGTTGTGCGTCCTACCGCCATCTGCCCTACCATCTGGGCGTAGGGCACGCGCGCACGGTCGTGAAGTCCGGACGCGTGGTGCTCCGGCAGGAGCTCAACTCCTGCGGGTGA
- a CDS encoding helix-turn-helix domain-containing protein, whose protein sequence is MKTSRAERAEVLGAALKAARQQAGLGMEEVAERLEMPVEVLARVERGVMVPTISTLTRLCVILKLDPDTLPDLPEMSD, encoded by the coding sequence ATGAAGACGAGTCGCGCGGAAAGGGCCGAGGTGCTCGGGGCAGCACTGAAGGCCGCCCGCCAACAGGCGGGGCTCGGGATGGAAGAGGTCGCCGAGCGTCTGGAAATGCCCGTGGAGGTCCTCGCCCGGGTGGAGCGCGGGGTGATGGTGCCCACCATCTCCACCCTGACGCGGCTGTGCGTCATCCTCAAGCTGGACCCGGACACGCTGCCGGACCTGCCTGAGATGAGTGACTGA
- the hutU gene encoding urocanate hydratase has translation MSRVIRAPRGSSLSCKGWVQEAALRMLMNNLDPEVAERPEDLVVYGGTGKAARDWPSFDRIVSSLQSLSDEETLLVQSGKPVGIFRTHPDAPRVLIANSNLVGRWANWEHFHELEKKGLMMYGQMTAGSWIYIGTQGILQGTYETFAAAGRFHYGSDDLSGRLVLSGGLGGMGGAQPLAATMNNAVFLGVEIDPWRAQRRVETRYLDVVAKDLDEALALAKDAQQKRIGRSIGIIGNAASVFRELYRRGIKPDLVTDQTSAHDPLNGYVPVDMSLEAAAEMRKRDPEGYIRRARESMIMHVEAMNDFQRAGSHVFDYGNNLRGQAQLGGMENAFEFPGFVPAYIRPLFCEGMGPFRWVALSGDPEDIRRTDRAVRELFPQKASLQRWLNMADERIAFQGLPARICWLGYGERAKAGLAFNELVRKGEVKAPIVIGRDHLDCGSVASPNRETEAMKDGTDAVADWPILNALVNAVNGASWVSFHHGGGVGMGYSLHAGQVIVADGTPEAARRIERVLTSDPGMGVLRHADAGYPEAIDVARERGVKIPGITV, from the coding sequence ATGTCCCGCGTCATCCGCGCCCCTCGTGGTTCCTCCCTCTCGTGCAAGGGCTGGGTCCAGGAGGCCGCGCTCCGGATGTTGATGAACAACCTCGACCCGGAGGTCGCCGAGCGCCCCGAGGACCTCGTCGTCTACGGCGGTACCGGCAAGGCCGCTCGCGACTGGCCGTCCTTCGACCGCATCGTCTCCAGCCTCCAGAGCCTCTCCGACGAGGAGACGCTGCTCGTCCAGAGCGGCAAGCCCGTGGGCATCTTCCGCACCCATCCGGATGCGCCCCGCGTGCTCATCGCCAACTCCAACCTCGTGGGCCGCTGGGCCAACTGGGAGCACTTCCACGAGCTGGAGAAGAAGGGCTTGATGATGTACGGCCAGATGACGGCCGGCTCGTGGATCTACATCGGCACCCAGGGCATCCTCCAGGGCACCTACGAGACGTTCGCCGCCGCGGGCCGCTTCCACTACGGCTCGGATGACCTCTCCGGGCGGCTCGTGCTCTCCGGCGGTCTGGGCGGCATGGGCGGCGCGCAGCCCCTGGCCGCCACCATGAACAACGCCGTGTTCCTGGGCGTGGAGATCGACCCGTGGCGCGCCCAGCGCCGCGTGGAGACGCGCTACCTGGACGTGGTGGCCAAGGACCTGGACGAGGCGCTCGCCCTGGCGAAGGACGCCCAGCAGAAGCGCATCGGCCGCTCCATCGGCATCATCGGCAACGCGGCCTCGGTGTTCCGCGAGCTGTACCGCCGGGGCATCAAGCCCGACCTCGTCACGGACCAGACGAGCGCGCACGACCCGCTCAACGGCTACGTCCCGGTGGACATGTCGCTGGAGGCCGCCGCGGAGATGCGCAAGCGGGATCCAGAGGGCTACATCCGCCGCGCGCGTGAGTCGATGATCATGCACGTGGAGGCCATGAACGACTTCCAGCGCGCCGGCAGCCACGTCTTCGACTACGGCAACAACCTGCGCGGCCAGGCGCAGCTGGGCGGCATGGAGAACGCGTTCGAGTTCCCCGGCTTCGTGCCCGCCTACATCCGCCCGCTGTTCTGCGAGGGCATGGGCCCGTTCCGCTGGGTGGCCCTCTCCGGAGACCCGGAGGACATCCGCCGCACGGACCGCGCGGTGCGCGAGCTGTTCCCGCAGAAGGCCTCGCTCCAGCGCTGGCTGAACATGGCCGACGAGCGCATCGCGTTCCAGGGCCTGCCCGCCCGCATCTGCTGGCTGGGCTACGGCGAGCGCGCCAAGGCGGGCCTCGCCTTCAACGAGCTGGTGCGCAAGGGCGAGGTGAAGGCCCCCATCGTCATCGGCCGGGACCACCTGGACTGCGGCTCCGTGGCGTCGCCCAACCGCGAGACCGAGGCCATGAAGGACGGCACCGACGCGGTGGCCGACTGGCCCATCCTCAACGCGCTGGTGAACGCGGTGAACGGCGCGTCGTGGGTGTCCTTCCACCACGGCGGCGGCGTGGGCATGGGCTACTCCCTGCACGCCGGCCAGGTCATCGTCGCGGACGGCACCCCCGAGGCCGCGCGGCGCATCGAGCGCGTGCTCACCAGCGACCCCGGCATGGGGGTGCTGCGCCACGCGGACGCTGGCTACCCGGAGGCCATCGACGTGGCCCGGGAGCGGGGCGTGAAGATTCCGGGCATCACCGTGTAG
- a CDS encoding (deoxy)nucleoside triphosphate pyrophosphohydrolase: MARRHVRVVGAMLENEQGRYLITQRPPTASLPLLWEFPGGRVEEGESDPEALAREIREEMGVAVEVLDQAMHTRHEYPTYDIDFRVFHCRLAESEHHIRHLRVNDHRWVTLEEMSQYRFPDADSKTLAKLLGLDG; encoded by the coding sequence ATGGCCCGTCGCCACGTCCGCGTCGTCGGTGCGATGCTCGAGAACGAGCAGGGACGCTACCTCATCACCCAGCGCCCCCCCACCGCGTCGCTTCCCCTGCTGTGGGAGTTTCCCGGCGGACGTGTGGAGGAGGGCGAAAGCGACCCGGAGGCCCTGGCCCGCGAGATTCGCGAGGAGATGGGCGTCGCCGTCGAGGTGCTGGACCAGGCCATGCACACCCGCCACGAGTATCCCACCTATGACATCGACTTCCGGGTGTTCCACTGCCGGCTGGCGGAGTCGGAGCACCACATCCGCCACCTGCGCGTGAATGACCACCGGTGGGTGACGTTGGAGGAGATGTCGCAGTACCGCTTCCCCGATGCCGACTCCAAGACGCTCGCGAAGCTGCTGGGGCTGGACGGCTGA